The genome window TACTGGTACTGGCTTGATCCTGGAAGCTTCTGGTGAGATAAACCTGAGCAATGTGAGCAAATTTGCAGCTACGGGTGTTGATGTCCTCTCATCGGGTATGCTCACCTATGGCGCTAAGTGGCTTGGATTCTCTCTGGACGTGGTATGATCCTTCAGCCAGTAAGAAGCGAGCACTTCAAATACGAGCTTTGCGGCATTCAGGCATGTAATTCCATTCTTGATGTCCAGTTGTGGATTCACCTCCACGATGTCACATGCAACCACATCACCTCTCTTTATTATCCTGCGCACCAATCTAATCAGAGCTTCCAGTGACATCCCACATGGTTCTGGATACTCTACCCCTGGTGCTATACTCGGATCGAGCACATCAATATCAATAGAGAGGTACAGTCTCCCCTCCAATACCAGTTCCTCTGGCGTATCATCAACATCAATATCAACATCAAGAATTCTTACACGTTTTTTCATGAATTCGTACTCCTCCCATGAGGCAGAGCGAACACCAATCTCTATCACGTTTTCAACCCCTGCTAACTCCGCTATCCGGCGCATTACACAGGCATTGGAGAATCTGTTACCCATATAAACATCCCTGAAGTCAGCGTGTGCATCTATAACCACTACCCTTGTTAGCTCCTGCCGCTCGAAATAATACTTGAAGAGCGGGTATGATATGGAATGATCACCACCTATGAATATCTTCCTCTTTCCTGTATCAATGTCCAGGTCTGTAATATCATGCAAATCTCCACGGTCATAATATAGTAAATCAGAGAGTTCGAGCTTATTGTGCCACATGAAAGTCTCAAGCCGTTGTGATGCCCTCCTTATCATCTCAGGAGCGTTGCTCGCACCTTTAATGGTGGCATTATCATCAAAAGGCACACCT of Methanophagales archaeon contains these proteins:
- the speB gene encoding agmatinase, with translation MKFAGSLLQDSEKAIYEIIGVPFDDNATIKGASNAPEMIRRASQRLETFMWHNKLELSDLLYYDRGDLHDITDLDIDTGKRKIFIGGDHSISYPLFKYYFERQELTRVVVIDAHADFRDVYMGNRFSNACVMRRIAELAGVENVIEIGVRSASWEEYEFMKKRVRILDVDIDVDDTPEELVLEGRLYLSIDIDVLDPSIAPGVEYPEPCGMSLEALIRLVRRIIKRGDVVACDIVEVNPQLDIKNGITCLNAAKLVFEVLASYWLKDHTTSRENPSHLAP